A DNA window from Haloactinospora alba contains the following coding sequences:
- a CDS encoding PspA/IM30 family protein — protein sequence MSVFQRLSMVFKSKANKALDSVEDPRESLDYSYQKQLELLQKVRRGVADVATSRKRVEMQIQQLEQQSDKLQNQSRQALQQEREDLAREALTRRSGLQSQMDDLRQQHEQLQGEEQKLSLAAQRLQAKVDSFRTRKETIKANYTAAQAQTQISEAFSGISEEMGDVGMAVQRAEDKTSDMQARAGAVDELLESGALDDVTGSSSKDDIQSELDNMASSSGVELELEQMKREVGQGSGDSTPQLENGGSGSAQTQSSSRSHRQGEDT from the coding sequence ATGAGCGTGTTTCAGCGACTTTCCATGGTTTTCAAGTCCAAGGCCAACAAAGCCCTGGACTCCGTCGAGGATCCGAGGGAGAGCCTCGACTACTCGTATCAGAAGCAACTGGAGCTTCTGCAGAAGGTCCGGCGGGGTGTGGCGGACGTCGCCACCTCCCGTAAACGGGTCGAGATGCAGATCCAGCAGCTGGAACAGCAGTCGGACAAACTGCAGAACCAGAGTCGGCAGGCTCTTCAGCAGGAGCGGGAGGACCTCGCCCGCGAGGCGCTCACCCGCCGCTCCGGACTGCAGTCCCAGATGGACGACCTGCGCCAGCAGCACGAACAGTTGCAGGGCGAAGAACAGAAGTTGAGTCTGGCCGCGCAACGGCTGCAGGCCAAGGTCGACTCCTTCCGCACCCGTAAGGAGACGATCAAGGCCAACTACACCGCCGCCCAGGCACAGACGCAGATCAGCGAGGCGTTCTCCGGAATCTCCGAGGAGATGGGCGACGTCGGCATGGCGGTGCAGCGGGCCGAGGACAAGACCTCGGACATGCAGGCGCGGGCCGGTGCGGTGGACGAACTCCTGGAGTCCGGTGCGTTGGACGATGTGACCGGTTCCTCCTCGAAGGACGACATCCAGTCCGAGCTCGACAACATGGCCAGTAGCAGCGGCGTCGAACTGGAGCTCGAGCAGATGAAGCGCGAGGTGGGCCAGGGCAGCGGTGATTCCACCCCGCAGCTCGAGAACGGTGGTTCCGGCTCCGCCCAGACGCAGAGCAGTTCCCGCTCGCACCGTCAAGGGGAGGACACATGA
- a CDS encoding glycerate kinase family protein, which yields MRIVIAPDKFAGTLSAVEAAEALAQGWHETDPDADIERVPLSDGGPGFVEVLHTALGGKRVSVTVTGPQGNPVDAEYLLVSDTATAYIESAQACGLHLVPATQRNPEHATSYGVGELISHAVSEGAETAVVGLGGSATNDGGAGMLAALGAAPSDLLAHGGSPLAALTGPVNLAPARAATAGVRLVAATDVDNPLVGDSGASAVFGPQKGADEEQVRRLETALSTFADAVTVGGEFRNTPGAGAAGGLGYALLLLDGSVESGVQRVLEAVGLAERVASADLVLTGEGSFDSQSLRGKLPHGVATTAAKRGTACAVVAGVVDVAPHEARAAGITSTYSLVESAGSVEAALEQPAAELRTLAATVARRHSTA from the coding sequence GTGCGTATCGTTATTGCCCCAGACAAGTTCGCCGGAACCCTCTCCGCGGTCGAGGCCGCCGAGGCGCTCGCCCAGGGATGGCACGAGACCGACCCCGACGCGGACATCGAGCGCGTTCCCCTGTCCGACGGTGGCCCCGGTTTCGTCGAAGTGCTGCACACCGCCCTGGGTGGGAAGCGCGTGTCCGTAACCGTGACCGGGCCCCAGGGAAACCCGGTGGACGCCGAGTACCTTCTCGTGTCCGACACCGCCACCGCCTACATCGAGAGTGCCCAGGCGTGCGGGCTGCACCTGGTGCCCGCCACACAGCGAAACCCGGAACACGCGACCAGTTACGGCGTGGGGGAGCTGATCTCCCATGCCGTCTCCGAAGGCGCCGAGACCGCCGTCGTGGGGCTCGGAGGCAGCGCGACCAACGACGGCGGCGCGGGGATGCTCGCCGCGCTCGGCGCCGCCCCGAGTGACCTCCTGGCCCACGGGGGATCGCCCCTCGCCGCACTCACCGGTCCCGTGAACCTGGCCCCGGCCCGTGCCGCCACCGCCGGTGTGCGGCTGGTCGCCGCCACGGACGTGGACAACCCCCTCGTCGGCGACAGCGGGGCGTCGGCCGTCTTCGGCCCGCAGAAGGGAGCGGACGAGGAGCAGGTGCGGCGCCTGGAAACGGCGCTCTCCACCTTCGCCGACGCCGTCACGGTGGGAGGTGAGTTCCGCAACACTCCAGGAGCGGGCGCGGCGGGCGGCCTGGGCTATGCTCTCCTGCTTCTCGACGGAAGTGTGGAGTCGGGGGTGCAGCGGGTACTGGAAGCGGTGGGACTCGCCGAACGGGTGGCGTCGGCCGACCTGGTCCTCACTGGGGAGGGGTCGTTCGACTCCCAGTCGCTGCGGGGCAAGCTCCCCCACGGTGTCGCCACCACGGCCGCGAAGCGAGGAACCGCGTGCGCGGTGGTGGCCGGGGTGGTGGACGTGGCCCCACACGAGGCGCGGGCGGCTGGCATCACGTCGACGTACTCCCTGGTGGAGTCCGCCGGTTCGGTGGAGGCCGCGCTCGAACAGCCGGCCGCCGAGCTGCGTACGCTTGCGGCGACGGTAGCCCGTCGTCACTCAACGGCCTAA
- a CDS encoding DUF3043 domain-containing protein — translation MFRRRVTSSANEPAAAGSNSAGASAAESAKGYTPKKGEPTPKRKEAEQDLRRPLRAPKTRREAYQHYRARREQERRGRGGQRSAARGGGGGGARGEERHFRPQDHGPVRAYARDVVDSRRSISEFFLYFSLAIIVLLFLPVPELQLAVTYIVWPLMMVGIVTEGIYVGNRIKKDARQHLPGEDGLRGVGMYAAMRQLQIRKLRLPKPRVSVGDTPVPKRG, via the coding sequence GTGTTCCGACGTCGCGTTACTTCTTCCGCCAACGAACCGGCTGCCGCCGGCTCCAACAGTGCCGGGGCCAGTGCCGCCGAGTCCGCCAAGGGCTACACCCCGAAGAAAGGGGAGCCCACCCCCAAGCGCAAAGAGGCCGAGCAGGACCTGCGCCGACCGTTGCGCGCCCCGAAAACACGCCGGGAGGCCTACCAGCACTACCGGGCACGGCGCGAACAGGAGCGCCGCGGGCGTGGCGGCCAGCGTTCCGCCGCGCGCGGCGGCGGTGGTGGTGGCGCGCGGGGGGAGGAACGACACTTCCGTCCGCAGGACCACGGCCCGGTGCGCGCCTACGCGCGAGACGTCGTCGACTCGCGGCGCAGCATCAGTGAGTTCTTCCTCTACTTCTCGCTGGCCATAATCGTCCTGCTGTTCCTCCCCGTTCCGGAACTCCAGCTGGCGGTCACCTACATCGTCTGGCCGTTGATGATGGTGGGGATCGTGACCGAGGGGATCTACGTCGGGAACAGGATCAAGAAGGACGCCCGCCAACACCTTCCCGGCGAGGACGGCCTGCGCGGGGTCGGCATGTATGCCGCGATGCGTCAGCTGCAGATCCGCAAGCTCCGGCTCCCCAAACCCCGGGTGAGCGTGGGTGACACTCCCGTACCCAAACGCGGGTGA
- a CDS encoding bifunctional adenosylcobinamide kinase/adenosylcobinamide-phosphate guanylyltransferase produces MTVDGAFTLRAPGAGTLTAGQVPAGYTVTTTPYGTRVEGPGGESLLYACPEAPADPPTTAGGHAPVPPPQQVDLALVDVVESPRSVGALRRAGVVGTTTAVAALGGDHRLHSPAEFERRARLWGTFAPSDGQELPCPPAAWPPSRIRGPHRALVTGGARSGKSAEAERRLLAEPEVTYIATGPTADGDDAWRERVEAHRARRPWWWRTEETLDVAAVLRRASGAVLLDCVGTWLAGVLDACGMWDEQPPVGAEEELRARIDELVEAWRRCGAYAIAVTNEVGSGVVPPTASGGMFRDYLGRVNQRLAAESEDVVLTAVGRISELP; encoded by the coding sequence GTGACGGTGGACGGCGCGTTCACCCTGCGCGCTCCCGGTGCGGGAACGCTCACCGCCGGCCAGGTCCCCGCGGGCTACACGGTGACAACGACGCCGTACGGAACCCGGGTGGAGGGACCGGGCGGGGAGAGCCTGCTCTACGCCTGTCCGGAGGCTCCGGCGGATCCGCCCACCACGGCCGGGGGGCACGCGCCCGTCCCGCCACCGCAACAGGTCGACCTCGCCCTGGTGGACGTCGTGGAGTCACCGCGCAGCGTGGGGGCGCTGCGCCGCGCCGGTGTCGTGGGAACGACGACCGCGGTGGCGGCGCTCGGCGGTGACCACCGGCTCCACTCCCCCGCCGAGTTCGAACGGCGGGCCCGGTTGTGGGGGACCTTCGCCCCCTCGGACGGCCAGGAGCTGCCGTGCCCCCCGGCCGCGTGGCCGCCGTCCCGGATCCGCGGCCCGCACCGCGCGCTCGTCACCGGAGGTGCCCGTTCCGGCAAGTCCGCTGAGGCGGAACGCCGCCTGCTCGCGGAGCCCGAGGTCACCTATATCGCGACCGGCCCCACCGCGGACGGGGACGACGCCTGGCGGGAACGGGTCGAGGCGCACCGGGCGCGCCGCCCCTGGTGGTGGCGCACCGAGGAGACTCTGGACGTGGCGGCGGTACTCCGGCGGGCCAGTGGCGCGGTCCTCCTCGACTGCGTTGGGACGTGGCTCGCCGGTGTGCTGGACGCCTGCGGCATGTGGGACGAGCAGCCGCCCGTGGGGGCCGAGGAAGAGCTGCGGGCCAGGATCGACGAACTGGTGGAGGCGTGGCGGCGCTGCGGCGCCTACGCGATCGCGGTGACCAACGAGGTGGGGTCGGGAGTGGTACCCCCCACCGCCAGCGGCGGTATGTTCCGCGACTACCTGGGGCGGGTCAACCAACGCCTCGCGGCGGAGTCGGAGGACGTGGTCCTGACCGCGGTGGGACGCATCTCGGAGCTGCCGTGA
- the pspAB gene encoding PspA-associated protein PspAB, whose product MSFLRALLGRSKPAKPDLDQLFSLPSAAVTLRAATGFVPTGVGSVAFRPTEGRAFADVEQDITELLNTGSGPATEPVSDEYGYTWLVLRGGNPETGDISDLVTDIHAVNSSLEQAGFGPSLLCSLVAFADDRGRKVALVYLYKRGTFYPFVPAGGQRRDNALELQIEATVGNDVPLEKDKSRWFPVYGAPGL is encoded by the coding sequence ATGAGTTTCCTGCGTGCCCTGCTGGGCCGTTCCAAACCGGCCAAACCCGATCTGGACCAGTTGTTCAGCCTGCCGTCGGCGGCCGTGACCCTGCGCGCCGCGACAGGGTTCGTCCCCACCGGCGTGGGGTCCGTGGCGTTCCGTCCGACCGAAGGACGGGCCTTCGCCGACGTCGAGCAGGACATCACCGAGCTGCTCAACACGGGAAGTGGACCGGCCACCGAACCTGTGTCGGATGAGTACGGTTACACCTGGCTGGTGCTCCGGGGCGGCAATCCGGAGACGGGCGACATCAGTGACCTGGTCACCGACATCCACGCGGTCAACTCCTCGCTGGAACAGGCCGGGTTCGGCCCGTCCCTGCTGTGCTCCCTGGTGGCGTTCGCCGACGACAGGGGGCGCAAGGTCGCCCTGGTGTACCTCTACAAGCGCGGCACCTTCTACCCGTTCGTCCCGGCCGGAGGGCAGCGCAGGGACAACGCGCTCGAGCTGCAGATCGAGGCGACCGTGGGCAACGACGTTCCGCTGGAGAAGGACAAGTCCCGGTGGTTCCCGGTGTACGGGGCCCCCGGACTGTAG
- the rpsD gene encoding 30S ribosomal protein S4: MRYTGPKVRLSRRAGTPLTRKAVSYFEKRPYPPGEHGRRVRRSSSDYAVRQAEKQKLRWYYDLSEKQLARVYESARKRSGRTGEEMIAELEMRLVSVVLRSGLAPSIYAARQYVNHGHITVDGQKVDIPSFQVKPGQIVSVREKSKKLVPFVEAAEGVHADERTAGYLAVSHSDLRVAVVDRPSREQVPIPFDEQLVVEYYAR, translated from the coding sequence ATGCGCTACACCGGACCTAAGGTGCGGTTGTCCCGGCGCGCCGGTACCCCGCTGACCCGTAAGGCGGTCAGCTACTTCGAGAAGCGGCCCTACCCGCCGGGCGAGCACGGCCGCCGGGTTCGTCGCTCGAGCAGCGACTACGCGGTGCGCCAGGCAGAGAAGCAGAAGCTGCGCTGGTACTACGACCTGTCGGAGAAGCAGCTCGCCCGGGTGTACGAGAGCGCCCGCAAGCGTTCCGGCCGTACCGGCGAGGAGATGATCGCCGAGCTGGAAATGCGGCTCGTGTCGGTCGTGCTGCGCTCGGGGCTGGCTCCCTCGATCTACGCGGCCCGGCAGTACGTGAACCACGGTCACATCACCGTGGACGGCCAGAAAGTGGACATTCCCTCGTTCCAGGTCAAGCCGGGGCAGATCGTCAGCGTTCGGGAGAAGTCCAAGAAGCTGGTCCCGTTCGTCGAGGCTGCCGAGGGTGTGCACGCTGACGAGCGCACTGCGGGCTACCTCGCCGTGAGCCACTCGGACCTGCGGGTGGCGGTCGTCGACCGCCCGTCGCGCGAGCAGGTGCCGATTCCCTTCGACGAGCAGCTCGTCGTCGAGTACTACGCGCGGTAA
- the ctaC gene encoding aa3-type cytochrome oxidase subunit II: MSPTRLRNRRPALRRWAPRGVALAALGMAATGCASNEFTRLGVPEPITEQAERVLTLWQGSWVAAFAVGILVWGLTIWSVIFHRKRSEQLPPQVRYNMPIEALYTVLPIVIISVLFYFTARDQTYLLETDEPADVNVEVVAFQWSWQFNYLDEPKSEAGDGAEPETRFSTVGTPDDLPTLVLPEGEVVHFDLTSPDVIHSFWVPEFAFKMDVIPGKDNEFQVKINEGTEGVYRGRCAELCGVDHSEMLFDVKVVDSEEYDAWVEEQEAQAQNGSEQQETPTEQQDEEADAAATRDEAEEAGD, encoded by the coding sequence GTGAGTCCGACCCGCCTTAGGAATCGGCGCCCCGCGCTGCGCCGATGGGCACCGCGCGGCGTAGCGTTGGCCGCGTTGGGCATGGCCGCGACCGGCTGCGCCTCGAACGAGTTCACCCGGCTGGGCGTGCCGGAGCCGATCACTGAGCAGGCAGAGCGCGTGCTCACGCTCTGGCAGGGCTCGTGGGTGGCGGCGTTCGCGGTCGGCATCCTGGTGTGGGGGCTGACCATCTGGTCGGTCATCTTCCACCGCAAGCGCTCCGAGCAGCTGCCGCCGCAGGTGCGCTACAACATGCCCATCGAGGCGCTCTACACCGTGCTGCCGATCGTTATCATTTCTGTCCTTTTCTACTTCACCGCGCGCGACCAGACCTACCTGCTGGAGACCGACGAACCAGCCGACGTCAACGTCGAGGTGGTCGCTTTCCAGTGGAGCTGGCAGTTCAACTACCTGGACGAGCCCAAGAGCGAGGCAGGTGACGGTGCCGAGCCGGAGACCCGGTTCTCCACCGTGGGAACCCCCGACGACCTGCCGACCCTCGTTCTCCCCGAGGGAGAGGTCGTGCACTTCGACCTGACCTCACCGGACGTCATCCACTCGTTCTGGGTACCCGAGTTCGCGTTCAAGATGGACGTGATCCCGGGCAAGGACAACGAGTTCCAGGTGAAGATCAACGAGGGCACTGAGGGTGTCTACCGTGGCCGCTGCGCAGAGCTCTGCGGCGTCGACCACAGTGAGATGCTGTTCGACGTCAAGGTCGTGGACTCCGAGGAGTACGACGCGTGGGTCGAGGAGCAGGAGGCTCAGGCCCAGAACGGCTCCGAACAGCAGGAGACCCCGACCGAGCAGCAGGATGAGGAAGCGGACGCTGCGGCTACCCGCGACGAGGCCGAGGAGGCTGGCGACTGA
- the htpX gene encoding zinc metalloprotease HtpX has translation MAGSKFIPDRGLTVRMVATMALLGVVYVAFVVLLVLVGVPWYLVAGLVAVFAVIQYFSSDKVAVYSMGAREVTPEQAPELHAVVDRLCAMADMPKPRVAVAETDVPNAFATGHNEKNTVVCATTGLMRRLEKGELEAVLAHELSHVAHRDVMVMTIAGFLGIVAGFLTQIALRFALFSGGGRGRDQNNPALIALAVVVISAVVWAVSFVLTRVLSRYRELSADRAAAYLTGQPSTLGSALTKITGDMARIPSKDLRQVEPFNAFFFTPAFSKKGFSLSQLFATHPPVEQRLAQLGEISRNLGTGA, from the coding sequence GTGGCAGGTTCCAAGTTCATTCCCGACCGTGGGCTGACAGTCCGTATGGTGGCGACGATGGCCCTGCTGGGCGTCGTCTACGTGGCGTTCGTCGTCCTGCTGGTCCTCGTCGGCGTGCCGTGGTACCTGGTCGCCGGACTCGTCGCGGTGTTCGCGGTGATCCAGTACTTCTCCTCGGACAAGGTCGCGGTGTACTCGATGGGGGCCCGGGAGGTCACCCCGGAGCAGGCGCCCGAGCTGCACGCCGTGGTGGACCGGCTGTGCGCGATGGCCGACATGCCCAAACCCAGGGTCGCCGTCGCGGAAACGGACGTGCCCAACGCGTTCGCCACCGGACACAACGAGAAGAACACGGTGGTGTGCGCGACCACCGGCCTCATGCGCCGGCTGGAGAAGGGCGAGCTGGAGGCGGTGCTGGCCCACGAACTGTCCCATGTCGCCCACCGGGACGTGATGGTGATGACCATCGCCGGCTTCCTCGGGATCGTGGCGGGCTTCCTCACCCAGATAGCGCTGCGTTTCGCGCTGTTCTCCGGCGGGGGCCGTGGACGTGACCAGAACAACCCCGCCCTGATCGCGCTGGCGGTCGTGGTGATCAGTGCCGTGGTGTGGGCGGTCAGTTTCGTGCTGACCCGCGTCCTGTCGCGGTACCGGGAACTCTCGGCCGACCGCGCCGCCGCCTACCTGACCGGGCAACCCTCGACGCTCGGCAGCGCCCTGACCAAGATCACGGGCGACATGGCGCGGATTCCGAGCAAGGACCTGCGCCAGGTGGAACCGTTCAACGCCTTCTTCTTCACCCCGGCGTTCTCCAAGAAGGGGTTCAGCCTCAGTCAGCTGTTCGCCACCCACCCCCCGGTCGAGCAGCGCCTCGCCCAGCTCGGCGAGATCTCCCGCAACCTTGGCACCGGAGCGTAA
- the ctaD gene encoding aa3-type cytochrome oxidase subunit I, which translates to MTTVTPSSVATPAPTTTRKGSIIVDWLTSTDHKTIGYMYLITSFGFFVFAGLLALLIRAELLWPGLQVVTNEQFNQLFTMHGTIMLLLFATPLFVGFANIIMPLHIGAPDVAFPRMNIFGYYLFLFGGLIVVGGFLTPGGAASFGWFAYTPLSDAVRSPGIGGDLWILGLVVSGLGTILAAVNFITTGLVMRAPGMTMFRMSIFSWNTLLTSVLVLIAFPVLTAALVALGADRMIGTHVYDAEHGGAILWQHLFWFFGHPEVYIIALPFFGIVTEILPVFSRKPIFGYKSLVGATIAITGLSVTVWAHHMFPTGAVLLPFFSFMSFLIAVPTGVKFFNWIGTMWRGQLVFSTPMLFVVGFLVTFLFGGLTGVLLASPPIDFHVTDSYFVVAHFHYVVFGTVVFAMFAGFYFWWPKFTGKLLNETLGKIHFWLLFFGFHGTFLVQHWLGAEGFPRRYADYHPADGFTTLNMISSISAFVLGASTLVFFWNMWITHKNAAKVTVDDPWEYGCSLEWATSCPPPRHNFTSLPRIRSERPAFDLHHPHAAAPGAAPEPSSAT; encoded by the coding sequence ATGACGACAGTGACTCCGTCCAGCGTTGCGACTCCCGCACCCACGACCACCCGTAAAGGGTCGATCATCGTCGACTGGCTGACGTCGACCGACCACAAGACGATCGGGTACATGTACCTGATCACCTCGTTCGGGTTCTTCGTCTTCGCCGGTCTGCTGGCGCTGCTGATCCGCGCCGAGCTGCTGTGGCCGGGCCTGCAGGTGGTGACCAACGAACAGTTCAACCAGCTGTTCACCATGCACGGCACCATCATGCTGCTGTTGTTCGCCACACCGCTGTTCGTCGGGTTCGCCAACATCATCATGCCGTTGCACATCGGTGCTCCGGACGTGGCGTTCCCCCGGATGAACATCTTCGGCTACTACCTGTTCCTGTTCGGCGGCCTGATCGTCGTCGGCGGATTCCTCACCCCCGGTGGCGCCGCCAGCTTCGGCTGGTTCGCCTACACCCCGCTCTCGGACGCGGTCCGGTCGCCGGGCATCGGAGGCGACCTGTGGATCCTGGGACTGGTGGTCAGCGGTCTGGGAACGATCCTCGCCGCGGTCAACTTCATCACCACCGGGCTGGTCATGCGCGCGCCCGGGATGACGATGTTCAGGATGTCGATCTTCTCGTGGAACACGCTGCTGACCAGCGTGCTCGTGCTGATCGCGTTCCCCGTGCTGACAGCCGCCCTGGTGGCGCTGGGAGCGGACCGGATGATCGGCACCCACGTCTACGACGCGGAACACGGCGGCGCCATCCTCTGGCAGCACCTGTTCTGGTTCTTCGGGCACCCCGAGGTGTACATCATCGCGTTGCCGTTCTTCGGCATCGTCACCGAGATCCTCCCGGTGTTCAGCCGCAAACCGATCTTCGGCTACAAGAGCCTGGTGGGAGCGACCATCGCGATCACCGGACTCTCCGTCACGGTGTGGGCGCACCACATGTTCCCGACCGGGGCCGTGCTGCTGCCGTTCTTCTCCTTCATGAGCTTCCTCATCGCCGTTCCCACCGGTGTGAAGTTCTTCAACTGGATCGGCACGATGTGGCGCGGCCAGCTGGTGTTCAGCACCCCCATGCTGTTCGTCGTCGGCTTCCTGGTGACGTTCCTGTTCGGTGGACTCACCGGTGTGCTGCTGGCCTCCCCGCCCATCGACTTCCACGTCACCGACAGCTACTTCGTCGTGGCCCACTTCCACTACGTCGTGTTCGGCACCGTGGTCTTCGCGATGTTCGCCGGGTTCTACTTCTGGTGGCCCAAGTTCACCGGGAAGCTACTGAACGAGACGCTGGGCAAGATCCACTTCTGGCTGCTCTTCTTCGGGTTCCACGGCACGTTCCTGGTGCAGCACTGGCTGGGCGCTGAGGGCTTCCCGCGGCGGTACGCCGACTACCACCCCGCCGACGGTTTCACCACGCTGAACATGATCTCCTCGATCAGCGCGTTCGTCCTGGGCGCTTCCACCCTGGTGTTCTTCTGGAACATGTGGATCACCCACAAGAACGCGGCCAAGGTCACCGTGGACGACCCGTGGGAGTACGGGTGCTCGCTGGAGTGGGCGACGTCGTGCCCGCCACCGCGGCACAACTTCACCTCGCTGCCGCGTATCCGTTCCGAACGCCCCGCGTTCGACCTGCACCATCCGCACGCTGCGGCTCCCGGCGCGGCGCCGGAACCGTCGAGCGCGACCTAG
- the pspAA gene encoding PspA-associated protein PspAA, whose protein sequence is MIVRIMGEGQVDLSDADLDLLNDVDRTLEQAIEAGNESDFRQALHELLDKVRSDGKPLPPESLEPSQFILPHADASMEEVRAMLGDEGLIPDLA, encoded by the coding sequence ATGATCGTCCGCATCATGGGGGAGGGCCAGGTCGACCTCTCCGATGCCGACCTCGACCTGCTCAACGACGTGGACCGCACGTTGGAGCAGGCGATCGAGGCGGGCAACGAGTCGGACTTTCGTCAGGCGCTCCACGAACTCCTGGACAAGGTGCGCAGTGACGGGAAGCCGCTGCCGCCGGAGTCCCTGGAGCCCTCACAGTTCATCCTGCCGCACGCGGACGCCAGCATGGAGGAGGTCCGTGCCATGCTCGGGGACGAGGGGCTGATCCCCGACCTCGCGTGA
- a CDS encoding sulfurtransferase TusA family protein, whose protein sequence is MSDQPLVTIEAIGRKCPVPVIMLAERIREVPIGSLVAVTADDPAARTDIPSWCRMKMQEFVAEHPLDHGSAFHVRRMY, encoded by the coding sequence GTGTCCGACCAGCCGCTGGTAACGATCGAAGCGATCGGACGGAAATGCCCCGTTCCCGTCATCATGCTCGCCGAGAGGATCCGCGAGGTCCCCATCGGCTCGCTCGTCGCCGTTACCGCCGACGATCCGGCGGCCAGGACCGACATTCCTTCCTGGTGCCGGATGAAGATGCAGGAGTTCGTCGCCGAACACCCGCTGGACCATGGTAGCGCCTTTCACGTCCGGCGCATGTACTGA
- a CDS encoding HesB/IscA family protein has product MTVQSEATAQGVILTDEASSKIKGLLDQEGRDDLRLRVAVQPGGCSGLRYQLFFDERELDGDVVADFGGVEVVTDRMSAPYLIGATIDFVDTIEKQGFTIDNPNATGSCACGDSFN; this is encoded by the coding sequence ATGACGGTTCAGAGCGAGGCCACCGCGCAAGGGGTCATCCTGACTGACGAGGCTTCGAGCAAGATCAAGGGTCTGCTCGACCAGGAGGGCAGGGACGATCTTCGTCTTCGTGTCGCTGTCCAGCCGGGCGGCTGCTCGGGACTGCGGTACCAGCTCTTCTTCGACGAGCGTGAGCTCGACGGCGACGTGGTGGCCGATTTCGGTGGCGTCGAGGTCGTTACCGACCGGATGAGCGCGCCCTACCTGATCGGTGCCACGATCGACTTCGTCGACACCATCGAGAAGCAGGGCTTCACCATCGACAACCCCAACGCGACCGGCTCCTGCGCCTGCGGCGACTCCTTCAACTGA
- a CDS encoding carbohydrate kinase family protein, producing the protein MRIAVTGSIATDHLMSFGGRFSEQIIADQLEQISLSFLVDELDVRRGGVAPNISFAMARLGARPLLVGGAGADFDGYKSYLESHGVDASGVRISERKHTARFVCTTDLDQNQIASFYPGAMAEASDIELASLTAQHGIELVLIGANDPKAMVQHSKECRERGIPFAADPSQQLALLEGPDVRQLIEGATYLFTNEYEKALAEQKSGWSEEEILDRVGMRITTLGAKGVEIARKGEPPVHVPSAAVTSIGEPTGVGDAFRAGFLTALGWGLSLERSAQVGNATAVHCLEADGPQEYTLTKESLLRKLTDSYGEESAREAEAFL; encoded by the coding sequence GTGCGCATCGCTGTAACCGGATCTATCGCTACCGATCACCTGATGTCCTTCGGCGGGCGGTTCTCCGAGCAGATCATCGCTGACCAGCTCGAGCAGATCTCCCTGTCGTTCCTGGTGGACGAGTTGGACGTCCGGCGCGGTGGGGTTGCGCCTAACATCTCCTTCGCCATGGCACGGCTGGGTGCGCGTCCCCTCCTCGTGGGCGGGGCCGGTGCCGACTTCGACGGGTACAAGTCCTACCTGGAAAGCCATGGAGTGGACGCCTCCGGCGTGCGGATCTCCGAGAGGAAGCACACCGCTCGCTTCGTCTGCACGACCGACCTCGACCAGAACCAGATCGCCTCGTTCTACCCCGGTGCCATGGCCGAGGCCAGTGACATCGAGCTCGCGTCACTGACCGCGCAGCACGGGATCGAGCTGGTCCTGATCGGCGCCAACGACCCCAAGGCGATGGTGCAGCACAGTAAGGAGTGCCGGGAGCGCGGTATCCCCTTCGCCGCCGACCCCTCCCAACAGCTGGCCCTGCTGGAAGGGCCGGACGTCCGCCAGCTCATCGAGGGCGCCACCTACCTGTTCACCAACGAGTACGAGAAGGCGCTCGCCGAGCAGAAGAGCGGGTGGAGCGAAGAGGAGATCCTGGACCGGGTCGGTATGCGGATCACCACGCTCGGCGCCAAGGGCGTCGAGATCGCGCGCAAGGGTGAGCCGCCGGTGCACGTTCCCTCCGCCGCGGTGACCTCCATCGGCGAGCCCACCGGTGTGGGAGACGCCTTCCGGGCCGGTTTCCTCACCGCCCTGGGATGGGGCCTCAGCCTGGAGCGCTCCGCCCAGGTGGGGAACGCCACCGCCGTGCACTGCCTGGAGGCCGATGGGCCCCAGGAGTACACGCTGACGAAGGAGAGCCTGCTCAGGAAGCTCACCGACTCCTACGGCGAGGAGAGCGCTCGCGAGGCCGAGGCCTTCCTGTGA